Proteins encoded in a region of the Rhizobium sp. CC-YZS058 genome:
- a CDS encoding OmpP1/FadL family transporter: MNTSQSRRGQGRLAIGAVLLAMAGATGAEAGGLERGGYNIDLLFDPADYAAEAAVTYVNPNRDFHNAEDINPANGLGSNGIGGGATSVRDTEDYFVPRIGAKVGFGDSIDCMADYSQPWGIHVHPGADWVGANENIETKVRSDNYAATCSYSWALSRGQIRVIGGGFYQEVSGFKERLVVGGLQQNPALAGFTGTGRLDLEGNGWGWRAGLGYEIPDIALQTSLVYNSEVDLGTINGTLDLTEIPSVLNPANPLFGRVTDVYGTAIMPQSLEWKVQTGVAPNWLVFGSVKWTDWSSLQIISFCPTSTKALAACRAGGPTEATSLDLLYRDGWTVTGGVGHRFNDQWSGAVSLTWDRGTSTGITSQTDTWTLGTGLSYAPTKNVEFRLAGAVGILTSGEVGPKSFEGRPYGDDVRYDFGNDVFTAISTSLKVKF, encoded by the coding sequence ATGAACACTTCTCAGTCTCGGCGGGGACAGGGCCGGCTTGCGATCGGCGCAGTGCTTCTGGCGATGGCCGGTGCAACCGGCGCTGAGGCCGGCGGGCTCGAGCGTGGTGGCTACAACATCGACCTCCTGTTCGACCCGGCAGACTACGCGGCCGAGGCAGCCGTTACCTACGTCAACCCGAACCGCGACTTCCACAATGCCGAGGATATCAACCCTGCCAACGGGCTCGGCTCCAACGGCATCGGTGGCGGCGCGACCTCCGTGCGCGACACGGAGGACTATTTCGTCCCGCGCATCGGCGCCAAGGTCGGCTTCGGCGACAGCATTGACTGCATGGCCGATTACTCCCAGCCCTGGGGCATTCACGTCCATCCGGGCGCGGATTGGGTCGGCGCGAACGAGAACATCGAAACCAAGGTACGCAGCGACAACTATGCCGCCACCTGCTCCTACAGCTGGGCGCTCAGCCGCGGCCAGATCCGCGTCATCGGCGGCGGGTTCTATCAGGAGGTCAGCGGTTTCAAGGAGCGCCTCGTGGTCGGCGGCCTGCAGCAGAACCCGGCCCTGGCCGGCTTCACCGGCACCGGGCGGCTGGATCTCGAAGGCAATGGCTGGGGCTGGCGTGCCGGCCTCGGCTACGAAATCCCCGACATCGCCCTGCAGACGAGTCTCGTCTACAACAGCGAGGTCGACCTCGGCACGATCAACGGCACGCTGGACCTCACCGAAATCCCGAGCGTGCTCAACCCGGCCAACCCGCTGTTCGGCCGCGTGACCGATGTCTACGGCACCGCCATCATGCCGCAGTCGCTCGAATGGAAGGTCCAGACCGGGGTGGCGCCGAACTGGCTGGTCTTCGGTTCGGTCAAATGGACCGACTGGAGCTCCCTGCAGATCATCTCTTTCTGCCCGACCAGCACCAAGGCTCTCGCCGCCTGCCGGGCGGGAGGACCGACGGAAGCCACCTCGCTCGACCTGCTCTACCGCGACGGCTGGACCGTGACCGGCGGCGTCGGCCACCGCTTCAACGATCAGTGGAGCGGCGCGGTCAGCCTGACCTGGGATCGCGGCACCTCGACCGGCATCACCAGCCAGACCGACACCTGGACGCTCGGCACCGGGCTTTCCTATGCCCCGACCAAGAATGTCGAGTTCCGCCTGGCCGGGGCCGTCGGCATCCTGACCAGCGGCGAGGTTGGCCCCAAGAGCTTCGAGGGTCGGCCCTATGGCGACGACGTGCGCTACGACTTCGGCAACGACGTGTTCACGGCCATCTCGACCTCGTTGAAGGTCAAGTTCTGA
- the exoR gene encoding exopolysaccharide production regulator ExoR, translating to MVRECRWSTCLVLSVALALYGSAPARAFDPNAGVSKESGPFTLFKFGFSAYKNGRKDEAVEAYRYAAEKGHTASRWALANMYADGDGVAENDLEAFKIYSEIAEKGIEPGSEDTGYFVNALISLAGYYRRGIPGSPVQIDLSQARQLYFQAASTFGVAEAQFQLARMLLSGDGGGVNVTQAKKWLNRARKKGHAGAMGVFGNVIFQEGQTVRGLAYMTAALDRCSPKDRQWLQPMQEQAFSLATEGDRRMAIAMSHDMRAGATE from the coding sequence ATGGTTCGTGAATGCAGGTGGTCGACGTGTCTGGTTTTGAGTGTGGCGCTGGCCCTATACGGTTCCGCGCCGGCGCGCGCCTTTGATCCGAATGCTGGGGTCAGCAAGGAGTCCGGTCCCTTCACACTCTTCAAGTTCGGCTTCTCCGCCTATAAGAATGGCCGCAAGGACGAAGCGGTCGAGGCCTATCGCTACGCGGCCGAGAAGGGTCACACGGCTTCGCGCTGGGCGCTCGCCAACATGTATGCCGATGGCGACGGCGTGGCCGAGAACGATCTCGAAGCCTTCAAGATCTACAGCGAGATCGCCGAGAAGGGCATCGAGCCGGGCTCGGAGGATACCGGCTATTTCGTCAATGCGCTGATCTCGCTCGCCGGCTATTATCGACGCGGCATTCCGGGCTCCCCGGTGCAGATCGACCTGTCCCAGGCACGCCAGCTCTATTTCCAGGCCGCCTCGACCTTCGGCGTCGCCGAAGCGCAGTTTCAGCTGGCTCGCATGCTGCTTTCCGGCGATGGCGGCGGGGTCAACGTGACGCAGGCCAAAAAGTGGCTGAACCGCGCCCGCAAGAAGGGTCATGCCGGCGCCATGGGCGTCTTCGGCAATGTCATTTTTCAGGAAGGCCAGACCGTGCGGGGCCTTGCCTATATGACGGCCGCGCTCGACCGCTGTTCGCCCAAGGACCGGCAATGGCTGCAGCCGATGCAGGAGCAGGCCTTCTCGCTCGCCACCGAAGGCGATCGCCGCATGGCGATTGCCATGTCGCACGACATGCGGGCCGGCGCGACCGAATAG
- the xth gene encoding exodeoxyribonuclease III, whose product MKIATWNINGVRARIEALLAWLKDSQPDIVCLQEIKTVDEGFPRADIEALGYHVFTHGQKGFNGVALLSKLKPDEVTNGLAGDDEDLQSRFIEGVFSVEGGVVRVVSLYLPNGNPPQTEKYAYKLAWMKRLNAFAAERLALEEPLILAGDYNVIPEPHDCFDPKVWAEDALFLPQTRAAFRRLETLGLTDAIRATSDAAPLYTFWDYQAGAWQKNNGIRIDHLMLSPEAADRLQGAAVENHVRAWEKPSDHVPVVAHFDFAPVSLG is encoded by the coding sequence ATGAAGATCGCCACCTGGAACATCAACGGCGTCAGGGCGCGCATCGAGGCGCTTCTCGCCTGGCTGAAGGACTCGCAGCCGGACATCGTCTGCCTCCAGGAAATCAAGACGGTCGACGAAGGCTTCCCCCGCGCGGATATCGAAGCGCTCGGCTACCATGTCTTCACCCACGGGCAGAAGGGGTTCAACGGGGTGGCTCTCCTCTCCAAGCTCAAGCCCGACGAGGTGACGAACGGTCTTGCGGGGGATGACGAGGATCTGCAGTCCCGCTTCATCGAAGGTGTCTTCTCGGTCGAAGGCGGCGTGGTGCGGGTCGTTTCGCTCTATCTGCCGAACGGCAACCCGCCGCAGACGGAGAAATACGCCTACAAGCTCGCCTGGATGAAGCGGCTCAACGCCTTTGCCGCCGAGCGGCTGGCGCTCGAAGAGCCCTTGATCCTGGCCGGCGACTACAACGTGATCCCCGAACCGCATGATTGCTTCGATCCGAAGGTCTGGGCGGAGGATGCGCTGTTCCTGCCGCAGACGCGGGCGGCCTTCCGCCGACTGGAAACACTGGGGCTGACGGACGCGATCCGCGCGACCAGCGATGCCGCTCCGCTCTACACCTTCTGGGACTATCAGGCCGGCGCCTGGCAGAAGAACAACGGCATCCGCATCGACCACCTGATGCTCTCCCCGGAAGCCGCCGACCGGCTGCAGGGCGCTGCCGTGGAGAACCATGTGCGCGCCTGGGAAAAGCCGTCCGACCATGTGCCGGTGGTGGCGCATTTCGATTTCGCGCCCGTCAGCCTCGGCTGA
- a CDS encoding phospholipase D-like domain-containing protein, with amino-acid sequence MIETIETYWPHILAVLSILLGVPAAVHAAMTKDEVRAALGWVGIIILSPIIGAALYFVAGVNRIRRTSIGVQRALLKDRTAEQLRRFEVHEALIGDRYGERFAAMKVLGDRVSRHRLTAGNQILMLEGGDEAYARMLEAIAGAERAILLETYIFDRDPIGLRFAEALIAAMRRGVEVRVLIDAVGARYSVPSIVGTLREGGVQARVFNGNIVMGLRLPYANLRTHRKILVVDGVTAFTGGMNIRAGFTREFKGEDEARDTHFELKGPVVADLLHVACEDWQFASGEVLEGPAWEVPGLAEAERRSPVMMRVVPSGPDRANESNHKMLMGAISVARRSIRIMSPYFLPDRELVGALVTAALRGVEVEIVVPAVNNLTLVDRAMTAQFDQVLKGGCRVFRAEGAFNHSKLMTVDGRWSYVGSSNVDPRSLRLNFEIDLEVLDEAFARTLQGRFAEVRANARPVTLLELGAKPFATRLLNRLFWLGSPYL; translated from the coding sequence ATGATCGAGACGATCGAGACCTACTGGCCCCATATCCTGGCGGTCCTGTCCATTCTGCTCGGCGTTCCTGCGGCCGTTCACGCCGCCATGACCAAGGATGAGGTGAGGGCGGCGCTCGGCTGGGTGGGCATCATCATTCTCTCGCCGATCATCGGCGCCGCGCTCTACTTCGTTGCCGGCGTCAACCGCATCCGGCGAACGAGCATCGGGGTCCAGCGCGCGCTCCTGAAGGATCGCACCGCCGAGCAGCTCCGCCGTTTCGAGGTGCATGAGGCGCTGATCGGCGACCGCTATGGCGAGCGCTTCGCCGCCATGAAGGTGCTTGGCGACCGGGTGAGCCGCCATCGCCTGACGGCGGGAAACCAGATTCTGATGTTGGAGGGCGGCGACGAGGCCTATGCCCGCATGCTGGAAGCCATTGCCGGGGCCGAGCGCGCGATCCTGCTGGAGACCTATATTTTCGACCGCGACCCGATCGGCCTGCGCTTTGCCGAGGCGCTGATTGCCGCGATGAGGCGCGGCGTCGAGGTGCGGGTGCTGATTGACGCGGTGGGCGCCCGCTACTCCGTGCCCAGCATCGTCGGCACGCTGCGCGAGGGCGGCGTGCAGGCCAGGGTCTTCAACGGCAATATCGTGATGGGCCTGCGGCTGCCCTACGCGAACCTGCGCACCCACCGCAAGATCCTCGTCGTCGACGGTGTCACGGCCTTTACCGGTGGCATGAACATTCGCGCCGGCTTCACCCGGGAGTTCAAGGGCGAGGACGAGGCGCGCGACACGCATTTCGAGCTCAAGGGGCCGGTGGTGGCCGATCTCCTGCATGTCGCCTGTGAGGACTGGCAGTTTGCCAGCGGAGAGGTTCTCGAAGGGCCAGCCTGGGAGGTGCCGGGTCTGGCCGAAGCGGAGCGCCGCTCACCGGTGATGATGCGCGTCGTCCCGTCCGGCCCCGACCGGGCGAATGAATCGAATCACAAGATGCTGATGGGTGCGATCTCGGTCGCGCGCCGCAGCATCCGCATCATGTCGCCCTACTTCCTTCCCGACAGGGAGCTGGTGGGGGCGCTGGTCACGGCGGCACTCCGCGGGGTCGAGGTCGAGATCGTCGTGCCGGCCGTCAACAACCTGACGCTGGTCGATCGCGCCATGACAGCGCAGTTCGACCAGGTGCTGAAGGGCGGATGCCGGGTGTTTCGCGCTGAAGGCGCGTTCAACCATTCGAAGCTGATGACGGTCGATGGACGCTGGAGCTATGTCGGCTCCTCCAATGTCGATCCCCGATCGCTGCGGCTGAATTTCGAGATCGACCTCGAAGTGCTCGACGAGGCGTTCGCCCGGACGCTGCAGGGCCGATTCGCCGAGGTCCGGGCGAATGCCCGGCCGGTCACGCTGCTGGAGCTGGGTGCCAAGCCTTTCGCCACCCGGCTCCTCAACCGCCTTTTCTGGCTCGGCTCGCCCTATCTCTAG
- the erpA gene encoding iron-sulfur cluster insertion protein ErpA, which produces MTTTSVTLSDSAAKRIAAILKSDTAKNAMRVSVEGGGCSGFSYKFDLVGDQAEDDLVLEKGEAKVLIDSLSLVYMDGSEIDFVDNLLGQSFQIRNPNAVASCGCGTSFSI; this is translated from the coding sequence ATGACCACGACAAGCGTCACGCTTTCTGATTCGGCCGCCAAGCGCATCGCCGCGATCCTGAAATCCGACACCGCCAAGAACGCCATGCGCGTCTCCGTCGAAGGTGGCGGCTGTTCGGGCTTTTCCTACAAGTTCGATCTGGTCGGCGATCAGGCCGAGGACGATCTCGTGCTCGAAAAGGGCGAGGCCAAGGTGCTGATCGACAGCCTGTCGCTCGTCTATATGGACGGGTCGGAAATCGACTTCGTCGACAATCTGCTCGGCCAATCCTTCCAGATCCGCAATCCCAACGCGGTGGCAAGCTGCGGCTGCGGAACGAGCTTCTCGATCTGA
- a CDS encoding deoxyguanosinetriphosphate triphosphohydrolase, translated as MGLDTNALGFGFGERAVFSSNPWATRGRLYAESASPTRSDFQRDRDRIVHTTAFRRLKHKTQVFIAADGDHYRTRLTHTIEVAQIARALARALRLDEDLAEGVALVHDFGHTPFGHTGEDALHAVLEPYGGFDHNAQSLRIVTKLERRYAEFDGLNLTWESLEGLVKHNGPLTGPAADPRHPTVPQPILDYCALHDLELSTFASLEAQVAAIADDIAYNTHDIDDGLRSGYLTFEMLEDIPFLMGLMRAVHDRYPGLEDGRFTHEIMRRQITAMVEDVITVAQTNLRALKPLSADDVRHGGQVVATFSAEMAETDRQIKKMLMTRIYRHPEVMRVRENAARILVDLYHAFMAEPREMQKHYWVDQIAGLSEGAKARHVADYLAGMTDTYAYSTHRRLFDHTPDLR; from the coding sequence ATGGGTCTCGATACGAACGCTCTCGGTTTCGGTTTCGGTGAGCGCGCCGTCTTTTCTTCCAATCCCTGGGCGACCCGCGGCCGCCTTTACGCAGAGAGTGCCAGCCCGACCCGCTCCGACTTCCAGCGCGACCGCGACCGGATCGTCCACACCACTGCCTTCCGTCGCCTGAAACACAAGACGCAGGTCTTCATCGCCGCCGATGGCGATCATTACCGCACGCGGCTCACCCATACGATCGAGGTCGCCCAGATTGCACGCGCGCTGGCGCGGGCCCTGCGGCTCGACGAGGATCTGGCCGAAGGCGTGGCGCTGGTTCATGATTTTGGGCATACGCCCTTCGGGCATACCGGCGAGGACGCTCTGCATGCCGTGCTGGAGCCCTATGGCGGCTTCGACCACAATGCCCAGTCGCTGCGCATCGTCACCAAGCTCGAACGGCGCTATGCCGAGTTCGACGGGCTGAACCTGACCTGGGAGAGCCTGGAAGGGTTGGTCAAGCACAACGGGCCGCTGACCGGGCCGGCGGCCGATCCGCGCCATCCGACCGTGCCGCAGCCGATCCTCGACTATTGTGCGCTCCATGACCTTGAGCTCTCCACCTTCGCCAGCCTGGAGGCGCAGGTTGCCGCGATTGCCGACGACATTGCCTACAACACCCATGACATCGACGACGGGTTGCGCTCCGGCTACCTGACCTTCGAGATGCTGGAGGACATTCCCTTCCTCATGGGCCTGATGCGAGCGGTGCATGACCGCTATCCGGGGCTGGAAGACGGGCGTTTCACCCACGAGATTATGCGCCGGCAGATCACCGCGATGGTGGAGGACGTCATTACCGTGGCGCAGACGAATCTGCGCGCGCTGAAACCGCTCTCCGCAGACGATGTCCGCCATGGCGGCCAGGTGGTGGCCACCTTCTCGGCCGAGATGGCGGAAACCGACCGGCAGATCAAAAAGATGCTGATGACCCGCATCTACCGCCATCCGGAAGTGATGCGGGTGCGGGAGAATGCAGCGCGCATCCTCGTCGATCTCTACCACGCCTTCATGGCCGAACCGCGCGAGATGCAGAAGCACTACTGGGTCGATCAGATCGCCGGTCTCTCCGAAGGGGCCAAGGCCCGCCACGTGGCGGATTATCTGGCGGGCATGACCGACACCTACGCCTATTCCACGCACAGGCGCTTGTTTGACCATACCCCGGATTTGCGCTAG
- the argS gene encoding arginine--tRNA ligase, giving the protein MNIFADFESRVKTILEALDAVREKRDALDFGRVTVETPRDASHGDLATNAAMVLAKPLGTNPRQLAEEIAARLRADGDVADATVAGPGFINIRLSVPYWQRLLVAVAAAGEDYGRSQVGAGKRVNVEYVSANPTGPMHVGHCRGAVVGDTLANLLGFAGFEVVKEYYINDAGSQIDVLARSILLRYREALGEEIGEIPSGLYPGDYLKPVGQALVEEFGPSLLNLPEDRWMPIVKDRAIDAMMAMIKDDLAALNVHHDVFFSERSLHADGASLIRTAINDLTFKGHVYKGTLPPPKGQLPEDWEDREQTLFRSTGEGDDIDRPLIKSDGSYTYFAADVAYFKDKFDRKFDEMIYVLGADHGGYVKRLEALARAVSGGTAKLTVLLCQLVKLTRNGEPVKMSKRSGDFITLREVVDEVGRDSVRFMMIYRKNSEPLDFDFAKVTEQSKDNPVFYVQYAHARCASIFRQAREAFPELDVETLDFPSLIGSEIIDPSELQLVAKLAEYPRIVELAALAQEPHRIAFYLYDLASAFHAHWNKGKDSPDLRFVNVKKRELTLARLGLVNAVASVLKSGLSITGTDAPVEMR; this is encoded by the coding sequence ATGAACATTTTTGCCGACTTTGAATCCCGGGTGAAGACCATTCTCGAAGCGCTTGATGCGGTTCGAGAAAAGCGAGACGCACTCGATTTCGGGCGCGTCACGGTCGAGACCCCGCGCGATGCGAGCCACGGCGATCTCGCCACCAATGCCGCCATGGTTCTGGCCAAGCCGCTCGGCACCAATCCGCGGCAACTGGCCGAGGAAATCGCAGCCAGGCTGCGCGCGGACGGCGACGTGGCGGATGCGACGGTGGCCGGCCCCGGCTTCATCAACATCCGCCTTTCCGTGCCCTACTGGCAGCGGCTGCTGGTCGCGGTCGCCGCCGCGGGAGAGGACTACGGCCGCAGCCAGGTCGGCGCCGGCAAGCGGGTCAACGTCGAATATGTTTCGGCCAATCCGACCGGCCCCATGCATGTCGGCCATTGCCGCGGCGCGGTTGTCGGCGACACGCTGGCCAACCTGCTCGGCTTTGCAGGCTTCGAGGTCGTGAAGGAATATTACATCAACGATGCGGGGTCGCAGATCGACGTGCTCGCCCGCTCCATCCTGCTGCGCTACCGCGAGGCGCTGGGCGAGGAGATCGGCGAGATCCCGTCCGGCCTTTATCCCGGCGATTACCTGAAGCCGGTCGGTCAGGCGCTGGTTGAGGAGTTTGGCCCCAGCCTGTTGAATCTGCCGGAAGATCGGTGGATGCCGATCGTCAAGGATCGGGCGATCGATGCCATGATGGCCATGATCAAGGACGATCTGGCCGCGCTCAATGTCCATCACGACGTGTTCTTCTCCGAGCGCAGCCTGCATGCCGACGGCGCCTCGCTGATCCGCACGGCGATCAACGACCTCACCTTCAAGGGCCATGTCTACAAGGGCACGCTGCCGCCGCCGAAGGGGCAATTGCCGGAGGACTGGGAAGACCGCGAGCAGACGCTCTTTCGCTCGACCGGGGAGGGCGACGATATCGACCGCCCGCTCATCAAGTCGGACGGGTCCTACACCTACTTCGCGGCCGACGTCGCCTATTTCAAGGACAAGTTCGACCGCAAGTTCGACGAGATGATCTATGTGCTCGGCGCCGATCACGGCGGCTATGTGAAGCGGCTCGAGGCGCTGGCGCGCGCCGTTTCCGGCGGCACGGCGAAGCTCACCGTTCTCCTCTGCCAGCTCGTCAAGCTGACCCGCAACGGCGAGCCGGTGAAGATGTCGAAACGCTCCGGCGATTTCATCACCCTGCGCGAGGTGGTGGATGAGGTCGGCCGTGATTCGGTCCGCTTCATGATGATCTACCGGAAGAATTCAGAACCGCTGGACTTCGATTTCGCCAAGGTGACCGAACAGTCGAAGGACAATCCGGTCTTCTACGTGCAATATGCCCATGCCCGCTGCGCCTCGATCTTCCGCCAGGCGAGGGAGGCTTTCCCGGAGCTCGATGTCGAAACTCTCGATTTCCCGTCGCTGATCGGCAGCGAGATCATTGATCCTAGCGAGTTGCAGCTGGTGGCCAAATTGGCCGAATATCCGCGAATCGTCGAGCTCGCGGCCCTTGCACAGGAGCCACACCGGATCGCATTCTACCTGTACGATCTGGCTAGTGCCTTCCATGCGCATTGGAACAAGGGCAAAGATTCTCCGGATTTGCGTTTTGTTAACGTTAAAAAACGAGAATTGACGCTTGCCAGGCTTGGACTGGTGAATGCGGTGGCTTCCGTCCTGAAGTCCGGCCTGTCGATCACAGGCACGGACGCTCCGGTGGAGATGCGCTGA
- a CDS encoding SPOR domain-containing protein, which produces MAEKQFARSETIDLSTFADDDPLSELARIVTHDHRPAVEQLKELERHREAMRFDPVVDLEEELLREFDAYDAPVAPPVAVEPERRAAAPAPRAVEPRFAAEPKSEAAARREPLPVFDHAEPEMAPVMSKAPIQPIASYDTAFDLERELTLSMEAEADAPVVPAPVAAAPVVAPAMPAPVVPAPVVSASVSARPVAPAEPARRAAYPFTPNFSRATPVAGGMQGQGRTFATPLPQAPAAPVAVAPAVVAPAAVAAPVEPSFEPDFDLAAFELDLAEAAMEIEVAQPEQPARAPVAAAPAPVYQPAPSAPVEDFFEELPEIELPFDPSMIADADDAPPAAADFDVPQLPVIEESRPVLDQGDYDLDIDAEMAHLFADQQSAKTRAAPAARAETAETLFAEPARPAASAYAAAPSSAYAQPAHLQAAAAQAAPAAPRAAMPGFGEPARAPLPEVDDFEQVMNVDFRRSMRQRQEVLADGEIPEPRALYAHDEPARSSRRLILMASAAIVVLVAGGAAAFTYLSGASTPFSSGEPQVILADKSPTKMVPVDKGGKTVPNQDKAVYDRVAGAAQESPVQDTLVSSTEEPIDVVQRTLTPETMPLQRGEEGDDMAMATPIGEDGDRLLPEEGGVSVAEEDAKPAVEPRKVRTMIVKPDGTLVAREEMEGQDSSPLISTVKTTALKTSEPATDVTTATTRPIAEANAESLGALEAAASATAKVAKPAVSVREPVPSAKPVEVAKAAPAVVDTFATPASTASDAAPSEAPARALPAGSYVVQIASLPSEADAKASSTKMASKFGSVIGGRAMDIKKAEIAGKGTYYRVRVQGGSKDEANALCAKLKSAGGSCLVTR; this is translated from the coding sequence ATGGCAGAGAAACAGTTTGCACGAAGCGAGACGATCGATCTCTCGACCTTCGCAGACGACGATCCGTTGAGCGAGCTGGCGCGGATCGTGACGCATGATCATCGCCCCGCTGTCGAGCAGTTGAAGGAGCTGGAGCGTCATCGTGAAGCGATGCGCTTCGATCCGGTCGTCGATCTCGAGGAAGAGCTCCTTCGCGAATTCGATGCCTATGATGCGCCGGTGGCTCCGCCTGTTGCCGTCGAGCCGGAACGCCGTGCTGCGGCGCCGGCGCCGCGCGCCGTCGAGCCGCGCTTTGCGGCCGAACCGAAATCCGAGGCTGCGGCACGCCGCGAGCCTCTCCCCGTCTTCGACCACGCCGAGCCGGAAATGGCGCCCGTGATGTCGAAAGCTCCGATCCAGCCTATCGCGTCGTATGACACGGCGTTCGATCTGGAACGTGAGCTCACTCTTTCCATGGAAGCAGAGGCGGACGCGCCCGTCGTCCCGGCACCGGTTGCCGCGGCACCCGTCGTCGCTCCGGCCATGCCGGCTCCGGTCGTCCCGGCCCCAGTTGTCTCGGCCTCGGTATCCGCACGGCCTGTGGCGCCCGCCGAGCCCGCGCGCCGCGCCGCCTATCCCTTCACGCCGAATTTCAGCCGTGCGACCCCGGTCGCCGGTGGCATGCAGGGGCAGGGCAGGACCTTCGCGACCCCGCTTCCGCAGGCCCCTGCAGCTCCGGTTGCGGTCGCGCCGGCTGTGGTCGCTCCTGCTGCCGTTGCTGCGCCGGTCGAGCCGAGCTTCGAGCCCGATTTCGATCTTGCCGCCTTCGAGCTCGATCTTGCCGAAGCGGCGATGGAGATCGAGGTTGCCCAGCCGGAACAGCCTGCCCGGGCGCCTGTTGCCGCCGCGCCTGCGCCGGTCTACCAGCCTGCCCCTTCGGCGCCGGTCGAGGACTTCTTCGAGGAACTGCCGGAGATCGAGCTGCCGTTCGACCCCTCGATGATTGCCGATGCCGATGACGCTCCGCCGGCGGCCGCGGATTTCGATGTTCCGCAATTGCCGGTGATCGAAGAAAGCCGGCCGGTCCTCGACCAGGGCGACTACGACCTCGATATCGATGCGGAAATGGCGCATCTCTTCGCGGACCAGCAGAGCGCCAAGACGCGCGCTGCCCCGGCTGCCCGCGCCGAGACCGCCGAGACGCTTTTTGCCGAGCCGGCTCGGCCGGCCGCCAGCGCCTATGCCGCTGCGCCGTCGTCCGCCTATGCGCAGCCGGCGCATCTGCAGGCAGCCGCTGCCCAGGCTGCGCCTGCCGCGCCCCGTGCGGCAATGCCGGGTTTCGGCGAGCCGGCGCGCGCGCCGCTGCCGGAGGTCGATGACTTCGAGCAGGTGATGAACGTGGACTTCCGCCGCTCCATGCGGCAGCGCCAGGAGGTTCTGGCCGATGGCGAAATCCCCGAGCCAAGGGCGCTCTATGCCCATGACGAACCGGCACGCAGCAGCCGTCGCCTGATCCTGATGGCAAGTGCGGCGATCGTCGTGCTGGTCGCCGGGGGTGCTGCCGCCTTCACCTATCTCAGCGGCGCCTCCACCCCGTTCTCCAGCGGCGAGCCCCAGGTCATCCTGGCCGACAAGTCGCCGACCAAGATGGTGCCGGTCGACAAGGGCGGCAAGACCGTGCCGAACCAGGACAAGGCCGTCTACGATCGCGTCGCCGGCGCGGCCCAGGAAAGCCCGGTTCAGGACACGCTGGTCTCCTCGACCGAAGAGCCCATCGATGTCGTCCAGCGGACGCTGACACCGGAAACCATGCCGCTGCAGCGTGGCGAGGAAGGCGACGACATGGCGATGGCGACGCCGATCGGCGAAGATGGCGACCGCCTGCTTCCCGAAGAGGGGGGCGTCTCGGTGGCCGAGGAAGATGCCAAGCCGGCTGTCGAGCCGCGCAAGGTTCGCACGATGATCGTCAAGCCGGATGGCACGCTGGTGGCCCGCGAGGAAATGGAAGGGCAGGACAGCTCTCCGCTGATCTCGACGGTCAAGACCACGGCGCTGAAGACGAGCGAGCCGGCAACCGACGTGACGACCGCAACGACCCGGCCGATCGCCGAGGCGAATGCGGAATCGCTCGGTGCGCTGGAAGCGGCGGCGAGCGCCACGGCGAAGGTCGCCAAGCCAGCTGTCTCGGTGCGCGAGCCCGTGCCTTCCGCCAAGCCCGTCGAAGTCGCCAAGGCCGCTCCGGCTGTCGTCGATACCTTCGCGACCCCGGCTTCCACGGCAAGCGACGCCGCGCCTTCCGAAGCGCCGGCAAGGGCGCTGCCTGCCGGCAGCTATGTCGTGCAGATCGCCTCGCTCCCCTCCGAAGCCGATGCCAAGGCTTCGTCCACCAAGATGGCCTCCAAGTTCGGCTCGGTGATCGGCGGCCGTGCGATGGACATCAAGAAGGCCGAGATCGCCGGCAAGGGCACCTATTACCGGGTGCGGGTGCAGGGTGGCTCGAAGGACGAGGCGAACGCGCTCTGCGCCAAGCTGAAGAGCGCCGGCGGCAGCTGCCTGGTCACCCGGTAG